CGTGCGCGGCGCCTGCAGGGACCGTCCCCAAAAGCGAGCGTGCTCCCCTCCCTACTAATCCCGCGGTTAGGCTCGCCGTCGCTCTCGCCGGCCGCTCCCTGCCCGGGAAAACGCCATCCATCCATCCGCACGCCGCGTGCACCcaccgctctctctctctctctctctctctctctctctctctctctctcatcgatcgatcgatcgatcgatcgacaCACGCAGGCCGTGGAAACCCGGCCGCTCCACACGCGCGCCTCGTGGCCGTAGCGGCCATGGTCCACGGGCCTCGCCGCGGCAGCGAAAACCTCTCTGTCACCTCACGGTCGCAGCGTCTCTGCGGCAGCTACGGCCATTAAGGCTCCACGGCGActccgcggccggccggcgtcgcGAGGTTGACGAAGGCCGGGCCGGAGGCGTCCGTGGCCGGGACCGTGCGCGCGCTGGGAACTACGGCGTGAAACTCGGGGGCGGCGTCGCCGTCGCTGTCCGCTCCCCGTCGACGACACTCCGAAGGTTAGACGTCGCTGTGGGGGCGCCGAACCTCCTGTCGCGCAGCGGGCGCGCGTTCAATGCCGTGCCGGTCCATTTCTCCCCCCTCCGATCGCAGCCACCGTTTCCACGGGGGTGCGCGCCATAACTCGCGTGCCCCGGGTGCAGAGAACGAACGAGCCGGGCGCGACGTCGCCGACTCGCCGTGCCCTGCTTCTCCAAGGCTCCACGGGCTCTCGGTCCTTCTGACCTTGGCGCCTTACTGTCCGCTCGCGCAACCGAAAGATTTAACTCGTTTCGCTTTCGCGTCCTTCAAACTCAGGTCCACTGTCTCGTGCACTCTCGTTCGTTCAGGAAGAAAAAACAATGCTCAAACTTGGTTGCCATGTTTTGAACATGTAAGCTCGAGAAATAAATGTTAAgttcttaaaaaaaaaagaaatgtttGGAACAGGTGAGCTGAAAGAAAAAAGTTTGGAACATGCATGAGCATGAGCAGATTGTTGCAGAATCCCTGTGGCGATCGAACTTTTCCTCTGACGCTCACAGCATCGTGCCCTGTCAGCCAGCGGTAGCAGAACGGCGCCGCTCACTTGCCATCGGGTAACGAAGGCCACGTCGTCCTCCGCCATCCCTACCTGTCCGGCCGCGACCCACGGCTTTCCGGGGGGATCCTACTTTCCCGGCGACCGCGCCACGCGAACGTCGGCGGCTGACTTGCGACcgcccggcggcgcggcgcgcgcacCGCCACACGTTCGGGGTCCGGCTCCGGCACAATCATCACGTGCTCCTTTGCCGGTCAAGCGGCAGCGTCCCGTCCGGCCGCGACATGTCAGGAGTGCGGATGGAAGCGGAAGCCCTTTCGCTTCAgtcccgccgcgccgcgccgcgaccCCAAACCGCCAAACGCAACCGGTGGCCACGGCGCCCCGTTCCGTCCCATCGACCCGGCCCGGTGCCACGGCGGCGACCAGCGCACGACGCGAGCCCGGACGGGCGGAATCATGGGAGggatcgccgtcgccgtcgggaATCCCGCCACCGCCGGGCCGTACGGCAGCGGCGCGGCCTGTTGTGGAAAGGTTGGAGCGACGGCGACCGGCCGGAGGTACACGTACACGGATAGCGATCCCAATACGGTCGGTGCGTGCATGGACGGGTCCGTACGCCGGGACGTGCGTGCGGCTACtgtcgacgacgacggcgagacCCCACGTACTGTGGCGAGCGCCGGCGTGGTCGAGCTGGATCTGAGGGTATGGCCGGCTCATCAGTGTTCCTCCTGGATCTGATCGACGAGGTGATGGTGGCGTGATAACAATCGGATCCAATTCAAGAGCTGGAATGAAACGAATTGAATCGAACCGACCACTGCTACATCCATCTCATCATGGCTCACTAGAATTATACCGATCCATTCCATGATGGAATCACAatcattttttttgaaaattagAATCACAATCATAAACAAAACGAAATTAAATAAGGCGCCACTCTTCAGTCCAAACGGagcatttttttcttttctaaaaTGCTTTGTTTCAGCAGCAGCTGAGCTACCTACAGTGGGCCATCTGACTGCAGTCTCTGAAAAGACACAAAGAAGCTGAGCTCAAGTTCAACAGCTGAGCTCAAGTTCAAGGATCGGAGTGGATAATCCGTCTGGTCCCGGGTGATGGAGCGGCCGCAAGCAATCAGGgctggaggcggaggcggcagcATCCCCATCGGGCTCGtgccctccggccatcccctgaCACGTCGACCCACGCGAAAGCAGGAGGAAAAAGAGCAGCGGATGGATGGATCGGGGGAGCAAAGCAATGATGAACACCTCGCAATGATCATCATCCAAACGCAATTCAGCTGTTAGgtgcgccgtcgccgtcgggcCGATTCGGGACGGCGTGCCGTGCATCCGATCCAACCCCTCCCCTCAGCAAAGTAAGACAACCCGGTGGAGTCCTGAGATGCCACAGCTAACTCCCAtttgggggggtggggggggggggggggggggtgttgctCTGGTCCCAGTCGATGAAATCGTCGCGAACGGTCACTGACGTACGGGCCCGGCCGACCGGTGTTTGCAAACGGTCACTGACGTGCGGGGCCGGTCGACCGGTGTTTCCTAGGACGAGCCTACATGTCAGTGACTGTTCGCGACGATAACGTAGGGATGGATGGAGTGGGGGCGGTGTTgcgaaagaaagaaagaaagaaagaaagaaagagagagagagcagcagatgcagcagcaCTACTTGTGGTATGGTCCACGAAAGCATTGATGCCCGTGTAAAGGGTTGTTAAGGTGTGGGCATGCGAGCTAGCTAGCTTGCAATCTACTGGAAGCACAAGCGTTATCAGCCCGACCCGGGGTCTGTGGTCACGGCGCCAACTAGTTCCTTGTACACTGCCGCCATGGCCCAAGAGCAGCAGCCAGTGCAGCAGGGTTGCGGCCTCATGGCCCCATGGCCGGCCGGACCAGGTGCGGCGCAACGGGGGCGCCATGGACCGACCTAACCGGCAACGCCGTGCGCGTAAACCCACGGCCATGGGGATTAGGTTTGGGAGGTGCATGAACGGGAGTCATGGAAGGGGGTTGCTGTTGAGTTAAGGAGGACCTGAATCCGCGGCCTGCGTTGGTGTCAGGTGGATCAGGATCGCATGGATCGAGGAGGAGTTTCATCTGGTCCATGCATGATCCGGTGTGATCATGGGATTCAAATTTCAGGAGCCATGGCTTGGCATCATTGCCCGAGCCTGCAGGGAGCTGTCATGCCCGGAGGAGTGTCGTTTTGGGTTCAGTTATGGGTGATTGGGTGTCCCTTGGCTTCACGCAGCTCTGCGTCCGAGTTGGCCGCCTCCTGCCCTTTTGTTCGTGGTGCCTTGGTCGTCCGCGTCGTGATCCGTGGCCTGTCCAAGTATGAACAGAGGTGACCTTCACTAAGCATGCTAGTTGCTACAAGCCCACAACCGAACGTGATTCAAGAGTGGACTGGTTCTTGGTCCCAAGAGGGAGAAACGGGCGGTGCCTGCTTGGTGATTGGTGAAGGTTCAGCAGGTGTTGAATCTGACAACAGGTCAACAGGATCAGGCACTCCTTGCCTCCTTGGCCAGGAGTATCCATAACAATGTCTGAACTTTTTGATTTGTCTGTGTCCGACTCCTCTCCTCGTACAGCATGCACAAAGTTTTCAGTATGCACAGTTGTTCTTGCAGCATCTCATGGGAGCTGCACCAAGATTTTCATGCGGAAGGACTAACTAACAGCAGGGGTGTTGTAGATGGTGCACGACGTCCAGAGACATAATTCGAAGAAGAAGGCTGGGGTTCCTTTTTCCAATTAAGTGTCATTAACCGGCACTAAGCTTTCGGCCTTAAATTCCCCTTCTCAAATTAAAGGAGTCCCTGGACCAAGCAGCAAGCAAGGAGTGATACGGGCAGGGACACTGAACCCGGTGGTCGGGTACCGTTAGGCTTGTCTGCTGGAGAGGCGGGGAGGCCCATGTTGCAGTGGGCGCGCGCGCAATTTGGCAGGCTCACCAGTGACGCCGCCTCTCCGCGACACATCCCCCGCCCGCTCCTCAAGGAAACCTACCAGTCTACGACTACTGCAGTTGGTGTCTGTGTTCTCCAAAGACCTACCTACCAGTCCCAGAACTGCTCGAATCCTACACTTGCGATCTCTGCATTCTCCAAAGACCTGAAACTGCCGTTCTAAAAAAAAAGACCTGAAACTGCTGCTCGATCACCTCTTTTTACTCTGCAACTTTGCTAAAGCTTGCTGGGCATCATCAATTGGAGTCACGGTGCTCACAGCAAGACCAGTTCTACAGACCTTCAGGCGGAGCATCAAGCAGCAACTTCGTGTCAGGGTAAAGGGCTGAAGCGGATAGGCAGGTCTCTTCGATCTGGTGGTAACAGCTGAAGGCTCCAGTGCATTTCAATCCGACCCAGTTCTAGCTCGCCAGCGCGGTCCAGCCGCGCCAACAAGGGCGGTCCGGTGCCGGCCCAGGCCTACGCCTACGCGCGAGCGTTTTCGGCCATGCCGTGCACGCATGCCCAACGTGGTAGCTCGTAGTAGTGGCGCGTAATGGCTGGTGATCCGGTGCGCCCGCCTGCCGCCGGCATGAGGTCCAGGCAGAGGCCGGCCTCCAGGGACCGTGGTGGCGACGTGGCGTCGTCGTCGATGCGGCGCATGTGGCCTCGCGCGCTCGCTGTCCCCCGCTAGCCCAGCCGCGCCGCGCCCTGTCCTGGCTAGGGCGCGAGCCACGGCGGCGCGCCGGCCGTCGCCGCCCGGGTCTGTGCGTGGGACGCGTTGCAGCCAGCCTTGCAGGCAGCGCCGGATGGTGCCAGAGACCTGTAGCAAGCAGGCAAGCACGTGTTCGGGCTACTTGGTGGTCTTCCACGCCGGATGGCCGCGGGGAGCGCGAACGTGAAGGCGCCCGGGCCCGGGCGGCCGTACGGCCCGTAGGCGCGGCGTCGATGACCAGCGTGAGCGAGCGCACCACGAAGCTGCCCTCGAACTCGCTGGCGCTGCAGTGGCCTTCCACGCTGGTGAGGTGCTCGTCCGGGCGCAGGAACATCTGCGCCGCGCGGTAAATCGTCAAGGTCTATTTCGGCAACCAATTTGGCGCGTGCACCGCTGCCGTTCCTcactcgccggcggcgagaaaCCACATCGTGATCCACGGGCAAACTGTTGAGTGGACGTAGCTCGCCGCCCGGGCCGCCCCATAGGTCGGTCCACTGCTGGCGGCCGCCGCGCTCGTACAGCACGTACACGGCGTGGACGGCATCCGCGTGGCGGACGGCCACCCTGACGACgcgcccacgccgcgcgcgTCCACgtcccgggcgccgccgccgacgccgccgcagGGCCCCATCCGCGCGCACGGAACCCTGCACCGCGCGGCGCGTCCCGTCATCAGAAAAAAAACGTGGAGAAAAAGGGTGAGGATGATGCACGCGGACGCGGCCACCGCTGGCACGCACGCACGTACCATCGATCGCCGCAGGAGGAGAGGAGTGCAGGCTTTGGAGTCGTGGCAGGCAACGGGTTCGTTGCGCTGTGAATCTGCGATGGGACGGGACGGTGGCTCGGATTTGTGGCGCGCGCCGCGAAGTCAACAACGGGCGCGGGTATGGTTGGTTCGCCGTGGTACGTGGGCTACACGTGCTCGGCGCTACCATTGTGCGTGTCGTAGCTGTATGTTTTGGAATTCTGGGAGGCAGGAGGAAATGCCGTCTGCCGGACAGGTCTGTGCGCTGCCAGCCGATTTGAGGCCATTGCATCGACGTCGATGCGAACGCACGCAGGTCCTTGCCGGTGTCCCGGAGCTCGTGCGCGCTGCCTGCGCCCCGGCGGCTCAGCCTGGTTGGGGCTGCTGGCAACAGCCCATGCCCATCTGGCTCGCCGTCCTCTCCGTTGCACGGCCCACACTGCCCATCTAGCGCCGCGCGGTCCGACTCCGACCCACAGAATCGCAACAGGCCGCGGCACACGCACACCTGCACAACCCCATGCGGCGCCGAGGCCGCTGCTCCCCAGTCAAGGTTCGAGGTTCCACTTCGTCACCCTACCGTTTCTCAGCCAACAAGGCCCGAAGCGGCAGAAAAAACCTCTCCGTTGTCAAACACAAATCCACAATTCATCACATCAATTGTGCTCTCCTCAGTTATAGCACGCCACAGATGCTCTTCGTCTTTGATCTGTGTCACATTTCTTTCTACTGCTCAAAAGAGAGCCAAGAATTGAGTACCAAAAATCTCTTTACAAGACCTGACAAATGGAGCTACACGACTCTTCCAGTAAACAGCGCCGCGCAGCTCGCGCTCCAGTAACAGTTATTCCCTACCCCATTCTGTAGTAGGTAACTCGGGGTGTAACAACAGCAAACCAAAAGTCTACACAACACGCATGTACTAAGCCAGCCAGACACTAAGCAAACAAACCTCTGCACGGTTGCTTAGAGCAAACCAGGCTTTTGTGCACCAACAGAAAAGGAAACGAGGGAGGAACACACACGGATACCATCATGCACGAAGAAAACACAATGTATCACCAAATCAAGCCAAGCCACAGTAGCTTCTTCATAATCTACTTCAACTTCAGCTGCTTTGCTCTTCTTGATGCATCTTTCTTTTCACTCGCTTCGCATATCATAAAAGAGAAAGAACCTGATCAACAACCAATAAACCAAAGGGAAATCAGCAACTTGTATGCGCACCAATACATAGAGGAGCTGCTTTCCTAAGGGTTTTTTTCCTAGCAAAAACTAATCAATGGCATGCATACCTGGTAGTCCTGGTAGTTTCAAAGGTCTGGAAGGTTCATGTCTGTAAACTTCGATACCAATAAACACACAAATGCAAGCTCATGAGCTCAGCACCACTATCCACCCTCGGGTAAACTACGTGCTGCGCGAACAGATACTTTCACAGCTCAACAAATGCCCCAAGTTAGAACATGTAAGCTCAAAGTCACAAATCTACCACAAGACAATCACATTCCAAAGGCTCTGGTATAGATATCATTTGAACCCAGCATGTGCAAGTTGTTCACTTCACTTGGATATAGCATCCTCGACATGTCTGACATAAGGTTGTTATTCCCTTGTCCCAAATCACTCCACCCATCCAAGTGACCATTTGTAAGCTGTGAGTTTCTGCGTTGTTGCGGCATCTGCGCATAAGGGGATACAGGACCATGGCTCTGCTGTAAATATCTGGACGCCAGATAATTATCATTCATAGGATTGAAGGCATCATGCATATGGTCTGTGAATCTCAAGTTTTGATGAGGCTGCACATTCGGTTGCATCTGTAACTGAAACCTTGGATCATTATTTGATGTTTGCAAGTGGGCTGGAAAAGCATGGGTATTTTTCATCTCCAGCCCTGAATCACCAATTCCAGGCATCCGCCCTTTTCCCACTGCCAGTATGGCAGGATCATTAAATTCTATGTCATTTGTGTGCCTACCAAACGGAATGTTGCTGCCTAAAACATTTTCCCGGAGAAGAGTTTCTGTCAAGAACCGCAAAAAGGTATGAGAAGTTGAACTTGTTTTGAGAGAAAAGGCAAACAGAGATATTGAGAAAGTAAACAAACCTGGGTACATTGAGCCATACACCTGATTAGACCCATCCTGTGATGAAAATCCAGAGGTAAATGCAGAAGGGAATCTAGAAGGGTGGTTGGGCCCATCCTGTAATGAAAGTCCAGAAGAAAATGCAGAGAAGGATCTAGAAGGAGGATTAGGCCCATCCTGGGATGATAATCCAGAAGAAAATGGAGAAGGCAACCTCGGTGGGGTCTTATACACTTCCTGAGATGAAATTCCAGAAGAGAACCCAGGAGGGGGATTCAGACCATCCTGGGAAGGAAATCCAGGAGGTGGGACTCTTGCTGGTGCTGAAAATCCTGGGGGTGCAGATATTTTAGATCTTGATGAACCTGAGAAAGCAAAATACTTCATAAGCACACAAACTTATCACTGGTGAAAACATCAAAGTTACAGAACTACCACCAATAGATCAACAATCCACCCACCCCTAAACTCAAATAAACAATATAAAATATTAGCCCCGACTTGTTACAGTTTTATACATGAACATGAAGCAACCTACTGTTCCTGAACATTAATCTCACCACATACATTGACCTGTTCATACCACGATGTGCAAAAATCTACCGAAAATATTTTGTAGATGATTTTTTTGCTATCCTTTATTAACTGAGCAATAATATTCCAGAGTTCTATAAACGTATGGACTTTATAAATACACCATATGTGTCATTCCAAATGTTTAAATAGCAGTTTAGCACAAAAACTTGAGGGGTAGAGCATACATCTGGCCTATGCTCCAAAATCTGTGAAATAGCAAAAGCTACCCTGCAAATGTTTTGAAACTAAACGGCACTTAATATGCGCTTCTCCAAACAATGATGGATTCAGTTCTTAAAAAGCGTTAATACTCACCAGATACTGGGGCTCGTTGGCTGAGAACCAGAGCATAGAGTTGACCAAGCCAGGGTGTCAGTGAGTATTGATGCGCAGGGTGTGTACTCAATGAAACAATGCGCAGGGTGTCAAGCAATTATGGAGTTTCGTATGTGCTTGCAGTCTTGCTGACATGCAGTTATAGGTGCATTGGAATTTAGATATTCAGAACAGTAACAAGTCAGAGGCATTTGGCCAAAGGTGTAGTTGTTTATGTTTGCATGCCGTTTAAATTTCCTAAAATCCAAACTGCTAAGACTCATAGAAGAGTAAGTTGTAATTTTGACGGTTACAACAGCATCCACATGTTTTTTGTGTGTAGTGTGGACAAAGCAGGTTTTGCACCCCATGAGGTGTCTCTCTAGCTTAACAAACACTGTTTTGGCTAAAGCCATCAAATGGTTCTAATTAAAGAGGGCCTTGTTTGTTGTCAAGATTAGAGGATAGAAAGATAGATCAACATCCATTTGCACGAGCCAGAATCTGACCAATGTTGAATGAAAAAAGTGCAACAACAGAATAAGATCATTCAACTACAGTACTCATCATTTTGCTCAATCAGGTGCAGAAGTGAAAAGGTAGTACTCACCAGTAGTTGCCATATCTGACGTAGCAAGAGAGTTGCTATTGGAAGCATCATTGTCCAGAGATTGGAATGCACGACCATTCTGGTAAAAATTTCCTCGAGAAATCTGGGGTAGCAAACTGAAAGTTTGATCACTAGCACAGTTTCTGAGAGATGAATCCGAGTTCCCTTGGTTATCCTGTCTAGCAAACGAAAATCTGGACTCTCTGCTGCCAGATCCTGATTTCCATGAAGGCGCGGTGAAAGGGACATCATTATTTTCAGATTCTCTAAGCATCCTAAGAAAATTGTTAGCAGGCAAAAATGAATCATCCCACAGATTAAACTCTGATGACAACATATCAGAAATTATTCTGCTCTCATCCTTATTTACACTTATGGTCTTGTCAAAACTTCCTACACTACCAGATCTTACTGAACCCATTGCACCAGGCTGATGACTTCCCATTCCAGGATGTCCAGAAATATTACCAGGTGTATATACAGTCCCTCGCCCATCTTGATCTCCATTTAACAAGGCACGAGCCTTATCAATTGAAGAAAACCCACTCTGCATCTGAGAAGAAGTTCTAGTACCAATCATCAATGCAGGGTTACTTTCTGTATCATTCCACAGTGAAGTGCCTAATGTATTAGGAAACCCGGCAAATGATGAATATGATGGTTGGTCTGAACCATCCATCAGCCTACTATGAAGTTTGTCAGTGACCACTGTGGAATTTACTATATCATTTAATGAAGTAGCACAACAACTTTGCTGCTCTGAAGTCCAATCAAGATGGTTATCAGAACCATATTGACTAGAGAGAACCGTATCCTTATTTTCTGAATGTAGGAGCTCATCAAGCTTCATATGAGATTGGCCTCTGCCAAAATTCTGACCTATGGGTATGGTAACAGACGTGCATGGCATTGCAGCTGGTTGATGATTTCCAGCCATACTATGAGCCTCATCATTGCCATCTAACTTTATTGAAGATATCTGAACAGATAGCTTCTCAATGTCAGTCTCCCTGGGTCCAATATCCTCTAGAATTTTCTCATCAGCAGCAAGACAAGATTGGCAGTTTACAACAGCTGAAGTAGGGCTTTTAGGAGTAATCTTGGTAACTGAGCTATCACCATCACCAGTCTTCACATCTGATTTCAATATTGCTAGATCTGATACCAAATCTGAAAGACGTTTGCTGGTAATGTTCATTGTCACGTCTTTCTTAGGTGATATTGGTGACTTGTACGCTAGATGGGTTAACTTTCCATTTTCTTTCGCAGCTTGAATTTCCTCGCTTCCTTTTGACATGCCATCTGACACTACAATGTCATCGTCATTCCAAGCTGAAGGTATTGAGGAGAAGTCTATGTC
The Panicum hallii strain FIL2 chromosome 6, PHallii_v3.1, whole genome shotgun sequence genome window above contains:
- the LOC112896221 gene encoding uncharacterized protein LOC112896221, which produces MDHHLQHQLSTTMSDDGDHTCPLCAEEMDITDQQLKPCKCGYDICVWCWHHIIDMAEKEETEGRCPACRTPYDKDRIVKMAATCERTVADKNAEKKHKTQKVKPKVAAAAAAATSVEAKKHLAGVRVIQRNLVYIIGLPAHLCNESVLERREYFGQYGKVLKVSVSRPTGPPSQQASANNNISVYITYAKEEEAIRCIQAVHNFVLEGKILRACFGTTKYCHAWLRNMTCGNPDCLYLHEVGGQEDSFTKDEVISAYTRTRVPQMASSVSQRRAGTVLPPPADDFSYSAVVSAKHTIKNGTLNTNNQPRLSPPNSSSGRSTLPPASSWGHRDLNARTTANGVTSTPSQTKSKSEPQINSFSSSSTISNTIIPSSWNDDTSTAPKMSEGRQVSDQDRASKTIEPYKPGIVKETHSLSSLDIDFSSIPSAWNDDDIVVSDGMSKGSEEIQAAKENGKLTHLAYKSPISPKKDVTMNITSKRLSDLVSDLAILKSDVKTGDGDSSVTKITPKSPTSAVVNCQSCLAADEKILEDIGPRETDIEKLSVQISSIKLDGNDEAHSMAGNHQPAAMPCTSVTIPIGQNFGRGQSHMKLDELLHSENKDTVLSSQYGSDNHLDWTSEQQSCCATSLNDIVNSTVVTDKLHSRLMDGSDQPSYSSFAGFPNTLGTSLWNDTESNPALMIGTRTSSQMQSGFSSIDKARALLNGDQDGRGTVYTPGNISGHPGMGSHQPGAMGSVRSGSVGSFDKTISVNKDESRIISDMLSSEFNLWDDSFLPANNFLRMLRESENNDVPFTAPSWKSGSGSRESRFSFARQDNQGNSDSSLRNCASDQTFSLLPQISRGNFYQNGRAFQSLDNDASNSNSLATSDMATTGSSRSKISAPPGFSAPARVPPPGFPSQDGLNPPPGFSSGISSQEVYKTPPRLPSPFSSGLSSQDGPNPPSRSFSAFSSGLSLQDGPNHPSRFPSAFTSGFSSQDGSNQVYGSMYPETLLRENVLGSNIPFGRHTNDIEFNDPAILAVGKGRMPGIGDSGLEMKNTHAFPAHLQTSNNDPRFQLQMQPNVQPHQNLRFTDHMHDAFNPMNDNYLASRYLQQSHGPVSPYAQMPQQRRNSQLTNGHLDGWSDLGQGNNNLMSDMSRMLYPSEVNNLHMLGSNDIYTRAFGM